Proteins encoded within one genomic window of Cucumis sativus cultivar 9930 chromosome 3, Cucumber_9930_V3, whole genome shotgun sequence:
- the LOC101218231 gene encoding cadmium-induced protein AS8 isoform X3, with translation MVYMIIKGLIRRYERWNPVHPTLGAFWGMGIGMGCGVGWGPGFGPEVIGYVGAGCGIGFCVGFTAAGLGIGLPANVLYHGPYSALLATRSGAIELSQSSSLRSKKFSISNGWNDFTQHVFGLQREAIRRLANIKVDCTDKKINLPDMQILPAIHTKSICESLGTLGHRLSHFHKGSKS, from the exons GTATACATGATTATAAAAGGTCTAATTAGGAGGTACGAAAGATGGAATCCTGTACATCCAACTCTTGGGGCCTTTTGGGGGATGGGAATAGGCATGGGTTGTGGTGTTGGATGGGGTCCTGGTTTTGGTCCTGAAGTAATTGGCTACGTTGGTGCTGGATGTGGTATTGGGTTTTGTGTGGGATTCACAGCTGCAGGTCTTGGCATTGGTCTTCCAGCAAATGTGCTTTATCATGGTCCATACAGCG CTCTCCTGGCCACAAGAAGTGGAGCAATAGAATTAAGCCAATCCAGTAGTCTTCGATCcaaaaaattttctattagtAATGGATGGAATGACTTTACACAGCATGTATTTGGGCTGCAAAGAGAAGCAATTAGACGATTAGCAAACATCAAGGTGGATTGTACGGacaaaaagattaatttgCCTGATATGCAGATTTTACCAGCCATTCATACTAAGTCTATCTGCGAAAGTTTAGGAACACTAGGTCATCGCCTCTCTCACTTTCACAAAG
- the LOC101218231 gene encoding cadmium-induced protein AS8 isoform X1, producing MVYMIIKGLIRRYERWNPVHPTLGAFWGMGIGMGCGVGWGPGFGPEVIGYVGAGCGIGFCVGFTAAGLGIGLPANVLYHGPYSALLATRSGAIELSQSSSLRSKKFSISNGWNDFTQHVFGLQREAIRRLANIKVDCTDKKINLPDMQILPAIHTKSICESLGTLGHRLSHFHKDGIGLFINME from the exons GTATACATGATTATAAAAGGTCTAATTAGGAGGTACGAAAGATGGAATCCTGTACATCCAACTCTTGGGGCCTTTTGGGGGATGGGAATAGGCATGGGTTGTGGTGTTGGATGGGGTCCTGGTTTTGGTCCTGAAGTAATTGGCTACGTTGGTGCTGGATGTGGTATTGGGTTTTGTGTGGGATTCACAGCTGCAGGTCTTGGCATTGGTCTTCCAGCAAATGTGCTTTATCATGGTCCATACAGCG CTCTCCTGGCCACAAGAAGTGGAGCAATAGAATTAAGCCAATCCAGTAGTCTTCGATCcaaaaaattttctattagtAATGGATGGAATGACTTTACACAGCATGTATTTGGGCTGCAAAGAGAAGCAATTAGACGATTAGCAAACATCAAGGTGGATTGTACGGacaaaaagattaatttgCCTGATATGCAGATTTTACCAGCCATTCATACTAAGTCTATCTGCGAAAGTTTAGGAACACTAGGTCATCGCCTCTCTCACTTTCACAAAG
- the LOC101218231 gene encoding cadmium-induced protein AS8 isoform X2, whose amino-acid sequence MIIKGLIRRYERWNPVHPTLGAFWGMGIGMGCGVGWGPGFGPEVIGYVGAGCGIGFCVGFTAAGLGIGLPANVLYHGPYSALLATRSGAIELSQSSSLRSKKFSISNGWNDFTQHVFGLQREAIRRLANIKVDCTDKKINLPDMQILPAIHTKSICESLGTLGHRLSHFHKDGIGLFINME is encoded by the exons ATGATTATAAAAGGTCTAATTAGGAGGTACGAAAGATGGAATCCTGTACATCCAACTCTTGGGGCCTTTTGGGGGATGGGAATAGGCATGGGTTGTGGTGTTGGATGGGGTCCTGGTTTTGGTCCTGAAGTAATTGGCTACGTTGGTGCTGGATGTGGTATTGGGTTTTGTGTGGGATTCACAGCTGCAGGTCTTGGCATTGGTCTTCCAGCAAATGTGCTTTATCATGGTCCATACAGCG CTCTCCTGGCCACAAGAAGTGGAGCAATAGAATTAAGCCAATCCAGTAGTCTTCGATCcaaaaaattttctattagtAATGGATGGAATGACTTTACACAGCATGTATTTGGGCTGCAAAGAGAAGCAATTAGACGATTAGCAAACATCAAGGTGGATTGTACGGacaaaaagattaatttgCCTGATATGCAGATTTTACCAGCCATTCATACTAAGTCTATCTGCGAAAGTTTAGGAACACTAGGTCATCGCCTCTCTCACTTTCACAAAG